The Hermetia illucens chromosome 2, iHerIll2.2.curated.20191125, whole genome shotgun sequence genomic interval ACCTGAAAAAGGTACAGAATAGCAAAGAGTGGTAAggaaaaaatcatttaaaaataGCAACGACGATTGGATAATTTGCTAAAAGTTTGGTGGACCCACAGGTTCCGACAGTCAACACAATCCCTGACAGAACACAGTGGttgcaggaagtatctgcaccaatccAGGCTGgataatttacatttttaccCTGAATGTGGCTTCACACCTGAAGACTCAAAGCATTTCATGttctactgtccacgattttattCAGAGAGGAGAAGCTTGGACGCCTTTCTGAAAGGCAGCTCAGGCTGTCTTAGGAAAACTTGTGAGGGAACGCCATAATGAGGAATATAACGTTCGGCTGGGCAACAAGCAAGGAAGGAAAACATGAAGAGTGAAAGGCTTGCAAACTTGCAGCGCATTCTTCCTTACCAAGTAATGATTTTCGAAGATTGATAACAAAAGTGAAATTCTTAGATCAGGGAAATAGATAAGTAAAGTATAGTCGGAGTTATCCACTATGCTAATTTTTACCTGATCTCTCtaggtgacaggccccgcgactgcacgaccaagaaaatgcatcgaaTAAGCTTCgggaaaatgctagggcgtccttAATCGActtggcaggacgggccccggtcctgtccagaaataggcaagggtttttgacgcatggcggcgtcaggacgtaagtaagtttgTCCGAGCAAACCAAACACGTCTCTGTCCTTTTAATGTCGGCACCCTGATTGAAAAGACCAAGAAACTTGTaacagcccttcggaaaaggcgcattgatatctgcgctctacaagaaacctgatggtctggtaccaaaagctgcaacatggACGTGAACATGGTAAAAATGGTGATAAACTtcactattttggtagcccaaacactcacggtgttggcattggcaTATCAGAGAGTTTCAGtaacgccattaaagaagtcgaatgattttaTGACCGGCACTATTCACCACAGACAATTTGACCtgatcatcattgcaggcgccCTTAATGGCTATgtcggtgaaaaggcagatgatAACATTTCCCATGGCGTAATGAGGTTTTGAACGCACAATGAGGATACATGACCTTGCACTTACGAACatatggtttatcaaacgattgtttcatttTCTAGCATTTTATAgtaggaatagtaaaacgcaaatcgactatattttcataagatgTCAACATTTGACCATCGTCACTCATTGTAAAGCTGTTCTCtaagagaccatcgcacctcaacatcggtcgttgattATCGTCCTGCGAACTaagctaccgataaaacagcgtgaggaatgcactggctcCACGCGCATTCAATGGTGGGAATTTCGTAAGAAGAAGGAAGGAATGATCTCACTTaaacgattaccaaccattatgaatATGGAAGTAtcgtgaaattaaattaaaaacacgatccacaaagcggcctcttaAACCCTCGAAGTCGCCAAACTAgctaagcagttcatcaaccgagatacttggcttgggaatgataatgttgaaatgaaggtccgtggaaaGAAATGTCTCTACCATAcgcttctcgacgataaaagacTCGCCAATTGGCATATTTAtaggaatgccaaccgggaagcaaaaaaagcgatcactgtcacccgagcggtccttTACAAAAATCTCTACTATAAACTagacactcgagatggcgagagagatctgtatcgacttgccgaatatcgaaaaattctgTTGCGTtattgacaagaacggtacttcacttaccgaccgtcgaaccgcgacggatagatgacgagaatatttcgagctgatttcgactgaagaatttgttcgtcctccactttcacaggcattgccgacatttggagcagtttcacctgtcagcgcaaatgaagtcgaggaagcaatataaCGAATGAAaaaaccacaggacctgacgagatCACATCTGAgccctggaaagcgaagagctgggacccaacactgtagctcagtgaatcCTTCAATCCGgtcattgaggaaggtagaatatCATCTGAGTGGCAAGAAATTTCcacagttctaatatggaaaaagaaaggtagtccaacagaatgttcaaattaccgttccatccgattactttcctatACCAAATCAGATTTTTggacgcattcttcacaaccgtattcgtgaaatcgtttaaataaccgtgaatcaagccgaatttgtcaaaacCTACGGAACTACTGACTCTACTACATAGAgatacaccgtgagaagcattgtcctcgttacattgcatttctggatctagagaaagcgtttgaccgtgcgccacacgaacccatctggtatgttttacaACAGTTAgtcccagaagaactcgtacacTGGATtccattgctctaccatgatccgaaaagtgaagttcaaagtatggcgggtgtatcaaaaccgtttcgtgtctctgttggtgttcatcaaggaagcaccctctcactactcctctttattcttgttatggacaccgttacacgggacatctaacgtccagtgccctacacactgctttatgcagatgatgttttcctacctggaatcatctggtatgctttacgacaacacttcgtgtcagaagaactcgtgcgctgggttcaattgctctactacgatccgaaaagtaaagttcgaagtatggcgggtatatcaaaaccgcttcgtgtctctgttggagtgcatcaaggaagtgccctctcaccactcctctttgtccttgttatggacaccgtcacacgggatatccaacgtccagcgccctatacactgctttatgcagatgatgttttcctagcatctgatagcaaaaatgatctcgagcaatttgtccaaaaatggaatgatcgtctcatgcaacacggtctcagattgaatctaaacaaaattgaatttttgacaaccgatccccatgaaacaggcacaatcactgtcagcggcagtgatctgcccagaactgagcgatttaaatacctcgggtcaacgctatcagccaatggagaactgcgttattaaATTGatccacgcattaacgcaacctggatgaagtggcgttccacaactggtattctttatgatcgacgtatcaacgaacgtctcaaatctaaaatttatcgtcgctttctatggttctgagtattgactgactataaaagacaatgtacggcgtcttgcggtaattgagACAAAAAtggtgcgttggactagtggcgtgacacgttttgatcacatctgaaatgaggatacccgcaatcgttatggggttgcaccgatcgtggaaaaattgcgatggtatggtctcgcaattcgcgctaacgagaattcatttggcaagattgatctgaacaatgaagttgatggtaaacgaccaaaaagcaggctgaaacaacggtggccctGGATTGGGATTGCAcacagatcagacattcgatagaaccaaatggccaaaccgatcatgacgagccgaccccgcttgtgaacgggacaaaggctgcagaaaaaCAAGATTCTCCCCAGGAGGCAGTCAACCTCAAAAGTCGCCGCTAATGTGTATTAATTTAAATTCGAAATTGTCTGATTCTGATTTGTTGTGCTTCTGCTACGCTCATAAAAATTCGGAGATATCTGTTTTCCTTAAATTGCGTCAgtgtttcctttcatttttcgcGAACTTCGTAtaacatttattttatattaaaaagtttttttctaCTTCGGAATATAGTCGCTACTAATTTCGGATACAATGGACCAGTAGGGTCTGAGTGCCCAGTGCTTTGCCTGTCCCCACCTCAAACGCACACATCAATGgattaatgaaattttaaatttatttgaatttttaaaggtTTGCAACGAAAATCTAATCTTactaaaaaattttttaaagaacTGTGTGTGGTATTTATGCTATCTTAAGTGAATGTCAAATGGTTGTTTCTGTCGCCATCACTTCGAATTATAGGGTTTAGAGTCTTCAGGTGAACTGAAGGGCGGTGTCATCGAAGCGAGAAGACTGAAGCAGCACTTTTGTCTTACTTACACGGTTTCATCTTATTAAAACTGATCGTAGACAAGATTCCATGGTTCCTTTCCGAACTCATTTTGTCAAGATTCCTCTGAAATATTGATAGCCTCCATTACATACACATACGCGGCAATTTGATAGCTGCTTGGTTTTCCCGtgaagaaaatatgaaaagggTATTTGAATTGGCTTAGTCTCGTTCGAAACATCTTCCCAGCAGTTTATTACTTCTGcaccaatttgaaattttccagcTTTCATAAAAACCTGATCAAATTCTTTAAAGAACTGCTGTTTATAAACCGAGAGCCCTTTCCTTAAGCAGTCCTTGTTGATGAAAGTTGAATAGATATCCAGCTGTAAATGGTTTCTCATGTTCAGGGATATTAAGTGATAAACATTGGCCTCTTTACGTAAATATTGACAGTTTATTGTATATAGATATCTTCAGTAAAACTGAATGCTGTAAAGTTCAGTTAACAtattttccttgttttttttttatttttcttttattacaCTTACGTACAAACGAACAATAAAATTTTTCTTGCATAGTCTAAAATTTCTTACGCACAAATTTAAACTTAAATTGAGGTATGTTGGTCTTATACTTAaaacaaaagaataaaaaataaataagaattATAAACGAACAGAAACGTTAAATGATAAAAATAGAGCTATAAAAAcattcatacatatatattgcccCAGAGTTTGCTTCCAATAATCTGTCTAATTCTCCTTTCTCCTAATTCTTATATAATTTATAACAATAACAATAGAAGTCTACTAATATATAAACAATATAATAAAACCGGAAACActaattttcttcttctgttcCATTAGATCtcctaaatgaagtgaacttttcCTAATAGAAACCataaacaaatgaaataccATTGTTTTGAAGGACAAAAGTCTTCGGTAATTTAATCTTGGCTTATACATCTAGTATATAGTTCACTTAGTGTATATAAACAATATCAAATTTAGTTTTCCGATGTACTTTTTACTTCTGGGGCACATTAATCTTATCTTGGTTTCAACTCATTTTTATTGGAGAAGGCTGGATTGCTGTCCTTCAAATTTGGTCGAATCGGTCCGGTGTTGTTGAGGTGCGCTTGAAACTCGCTTTGCATTGATTCAAGCATTTCTCGTTGCTCCTGGTGCTCCTCCTGTTGGAAAGAAATGGAATTTGAGGGTATTCGATATCACAAGCTATCATTTGATTAAGCAGCATTTCAAAGTCTATATTTCAGTAAATGAGGTGCTCCGGAAGATCGCAATGGTTGATGTGATCTTCCGCCTGAACAGTGCCCTTGGAAAGATGAAGAAACTTATCAATAAACACTTGACACGTTACGGTCCAATAAAGCGAACATTTATTCTATGAAACTGGCTAAATAGGAATTTACAcggttttgaaatttaaatcaaaattaatttaattaaactcGCAACGCCGTTCTCGTGACTGCTTAGGTAATGCATACACAAAAGGCTATCAACTTTTTTTGGGACTTACAATAATTTCATCCAGTTGGTGCTGAGTACTTGCATCGATTCGGAAATTATTGCACTGGTCCTTGAGTTCCGTAGTTGCACTTTCTACATGCAGGAGGGATCTATCCAGAGCTTCGAAGGAGTTTGGTAGAACTTGCAACAAATCTGCTGACATTATGAATTCTTTGTTATTAAAATACAATTCGCTATTTAAATCATACATACCAGCACTCGGATTCGTAAGATCTTGTATTGATGGTGTCCTAAAAATATGGTTTTCTGAAACATTTCTCTTTGGAGCTATACTTTCATTCTCATCTTCAAACTGATCGAAACTGCGCATTCGCTTAAGAACCGATCTCGACCGAACTGGCTGATCTGCGCAACTTAGGATATTTGGATCGAGGGACGAAGAACTCGACATGGATTGGGTGTATGTGCTCATTTCGAAGTATCCTGTAGCTGTGGGCAGTGGTGGCACTCTTTGTTCGCAATCCGAATCATTCTCCTCCTTCACAACAATTGCCTCTAGCCCTGCAACTCTGTCATTCTCATCTTTACGTTCAACATCCGGAGTTTTGACCTCGCGATTCGTCGGTGAATTGGCGGTTCCCTCCTCATCGGGATTTGGACTTTTCACGTTATTTAAATGCGATTTATTCTGAAAGTGTTTTGCCGTAATATTGACGACATTCACGCTTTTCGTTATCGAGGACTTTATGGTACATGGCTTGGGCGGAACAAGTACAAGCGGTGGCGATTTCGAATGTCGTTGGCTACCATCACTCTTCTCCGGACCATTTGAATCGTCTTcgctttcatttgatttatCCAAATTATGGATTAGGCAGAGTATGGCGCGCTCCAGTTGCTGAGGATTTTCAGCCGCTGGAGCATCTATAGCCGATGGAGGTATTTTTGTTTTGACGAAGACAGAGAATTTAGCTTTCATTTCACGAACCCGTCTTTTTCCCTCATCTTCGTCAACAAGCGTATTAATACATATAaatgattgaactttatttttttctttatcaatTTCTAGGTAGCCCCGGGTTTTGAGGTAGATGAACTTGCCCGTACGGGTTATAAGACGATAGCAAGATTCACCATAAGTGCTATTGCAATCgtacactggaaaatataaaaggGAACATTATAGATGTTAGCAAAATATACATTTTagatttaaatatttgaatagTTCAGTTTTTATTAGGTCATAATTAATGCTCGTCTATATCTGAGTTTTTCTAAAAACTTCATGAAATAAGGTAGTGATAGAATAGAATGGTGAATTTTACAATAACATAATTAAGCCCTGCCTGACATGAAACTGAGGAATCTGGATGCTAGGTTGGAAAGATTTTAGGGTACATGTTTGAACTGCGAAAAATATATCCAGGAAACATTGGCAATTATTAAGTGATTAGATTTTCGTCTACTACAAAATTGGCTATGGTTTTTTACCAAgggagaggcaactcatcagacgctgccccaccttGGCCCTGGGAGTTGTCTATTTTTTGCTGAGGAagtcatcaaatggatgcggactctgGACACCCTCgatttacgttggatataaGTCGCACCCGCATAACACCTGCTTCccacttcgatcacgctgctcccagggcagaggtgaggcagcgtctgattagTTGGTAAAAAACCGTAGGAGTCCAtcgaccataaagagtgggggCAAGTTGCTCTCTAACATATTTGGTCCGGTTCGACATtaagtgaatgcggactcaggactcctcaatcctaaGCCAAAAATAGCAATTATTTATTGTCGTCGTTATTGTAGTAACGTCCCGTGTCCCTGTGTATTGAATTAAATTTTAGCAAAGCATTTCAGCCTCCTCCGCATCAAGGCCAAGAAAAGTAAAATAAGTAACGTGAGAGCTACCGAGCAATTGAAGATATTCatatttcagtttcattaacACCACAGTTAATGCTGTACAATTGATAAGCCTACATCAGCCGAACAGCATATACATGGACACAAACAACCATGATCAGCGAGATTCGAACATGGGGCAATGACGTCTAAAAACTACATCGAGGGGAAGTTCCCTTTTAAATCCTTGGGCACTCTATTTCAGAGCTTTCCTATTGCGCCGAATTTTGCGAGAATTCATTTGACGGCGGTTAGGATGATCATTTTGGTAACATCCTGCCAAAGATTGCTTAGTAAGCAGGTAACTGTGGTTTATTATGGACAGCGCTTTGGTCTCCTATAAATGTACTGATCACTCTATACACTACCAGCAGGTCTCGTTATTCTAGTTAATGTAAACTAAAACCAACCATACGCGTTCCAGTGAGCCTGCCAGTTATGCATGAATAGTCCAAAGGTAAACAGTGGCTGGAATTTGTGTAGGAGCCGGCTGGCCTGTCAGTACCGATTGTGCATTCATACGAATTGTATGTCCAATGCTTTTCGCGAAAAGGATTCAATTGATTGTGCCATCCGTATTGCCAGTATGTCTATGGAGTTTTCAGTTTAAGCGGGATGGACTGTGGGCTGTTCAGGTGTAACTGAACAGATGCACGGTTATCTTAAGGAATAAATAGTTTCAAATTCATGCTAATTAAAAAGTTAACTCCGACCGAAATTTTACGATACTTGCAAGCATAGTACCGGAAAAATAACCTCTGAAGGACAAGAGTGTTTAAATGAAGTAGAAAAATTTCTGGAGGAAAAGAGAAAATAGACAACGAGAGCCACGATCATCATCCGAGGATGAATACCTACCCTGAAGAATCGTTACGAACAAGAGACGAGAACCTTTCAAATCGTATCGTCGCAGTAGAACGCAGTAGAAGGGTTAACTATTATACGCCCGAGTCAAAGCTGGCCAGCAAagagaagaggaagaaaaacAAGTGAAGGCTAAGACGTGGTTATCAACGAAGAATATATTGGTAACAGTTTGTTATCTCCAAAGTGCCTTTTACACCGATTTCCTTTACAATCAAGTGCGGTGGTGCGAAAAGGGCACATAGAAGGAAATGGAAagcaaaatcaatgaaaagattCTTCTTGCAGACAGTGCTAACCCTCaagaaaaagaatttgaaatagaaaCACATGAGCAAAAAAGTTCAACACTACAAACCACTTGGGCATTCGCTATACAGTCTAGATTTATCAGCCTATGATCCTCATCTTTTCAGAACACTTAATTTCTACCTTTTGGGTCACTTTAGCTTGGCGTCCGACGAATCGATGAGGGTCGCAACGTTTTTGTGTCAATGGCTGAAGATATGTCCGAAGAGGAAAGCGTCGAAAAGCTTCTAATTCATTGGAAAAGGTGCTTCCAAAGCAGGAGGATATATGGAAAAACATAGGCgtgtttgttttttaaattaagGAAAATTTACAACAAATCGGAAAACGGAAGCTCTAGACATGAGATATATAGTTTTACGGATTTCTTAGGTTGAATGCACGGGGCTCCATTTGTACAGAACTTTGAGGCCCACATCGATTAGGTACATTGCGAATATTGTGTGTCTACCGTCGAAAAACCGAAAGACATCCGATGAAGCAACATGtttgatagcaggcatgatctcTGATGCAACATATCCTATCGAAGAGACCCGTACCTATCGGTAATTAGCACGAACTGAATTTACTCTGCGGTGGCAAGAGGGATAGGAAGATTTACCGAAAGGACGTAggacctttatcgcttcgggcatgATGACTCCCCATATGACCCGACATGAAAGATGTTTGCGGGGGATATGAAGTACGAGTACTTTGCGGGCTGTAATAGTGGACAAGAAATCGCAAGTGCTTAGGTATGCAAACCACGTTTACGGATACCACAGAATTATGGGTTTAAATCCTTTGGATTTCGTGGTTGTGTTCAGAATGCGATCTCTTTGGTCTGTAATTTAGGGGTTGAAATGGGAAAATTTGACCCTATTTAGGAAATTCATCTCGGTGGAAAGTATTTTGCTGTTACTTCAGACAAAGCTTCCTAAAGTTGGTTTCAGCATTGCGTACTTCAGTAGATGCTGATACGAGTATGAAAGCCGCATTCGTGCGATTTATAAAGTCGTCCCAGTAAGATTCGGAGATGGTCGAAACGGAACGTGAGAACAATAACAATACCAGCCGCAGCATTTGAGATATCAGTGGAGATAACGCATAACCCACAATACGAAGGGAAGTATCGTCGTTCAAGGGACAGAAGTCTGACGTATTTAATTGTTCAAGGATCACCCATTGGCAGAATGTACGGTGGATTATCAGTGCGATTGCTTTGCCGTTCAGGGACGAATTGGTGTTGCGTTTCTTTTcttatatatatctatagtcGATATACTATATCTGTGTATGAGGAAAGTCATTTTATTTGTGAATGAGCTTGGAACAGTTACTCGTCATAGTAATCGCATACCACTCAGATGGAGTTGGATGCAAAATTTTGTTGCATTGAAGAAAGGTCTAACGAATTAAATTCAATGCCGTCGCTGACGAAAAAAGTAGAGAAGAGTTGAGATTCGCATGAAAAATGGATGACGTAGAAGACACACACGTACTATATTTGCCCTCTTGTATTGAAGGCAAATTGCAACCCCTTCTGGAACGGTAGCTTTAAGTTAAGCAAGGTTAATTTAATGGTGAGAGCCGTAACTCCAAACATTTAGGCAGGGTCACCTATACAAGGCGTATCATCCCGGCTTTTACGAATCTGAGAACGTTTTTAGGGAGTAGAAAGTGCGCAGATTCTTTATTACAGAAGAACTCTCCGAGGTTTTGTCGTCGGAGGtatgaggatgccgggcagctgcatatacaATGCAGGACTATCTCCTCCGTTTTTTCATGTGGTAGCTTAAGGATCAGTGTCCAGATCACAGTGTTCATGCCCACTTTCTTAGGGGGCAATTAAAAACCTCCTCTGAAGATTCCGGATTTTTTAACAATGATTTTCATCTGACGACGCACATTTAAATTCTATTCTATTTCATCCGGCTGTGTGggcttcacctttcagagttgaCAGTAGATCTGGCCTGACGCCAAATTTTGACTCTGGCCCCTCCATTGTGGCCAAATTCCTGGTGAGCCAGTCCGTCAGTCTTTTCATTCAGCGACTTTCGAGTGCTCTGGCATTCGCATCAAGAATGGTTCGTTCGGTCAGTTAAGTTGAGCTAAGCAGCTCATGGCAACTACAAACCgcctggcttgatatgctgctACTATTTAGCGTTGATAATGGTTCCAGACAGACGCACGTGGTACGTGGTCGGACCAGTTCCCTTACCCGATTGTCCGAGAATACTCGAGTCTCATGACCTTTCTATTTTCGACCTGTTGTTGGTGTAGATTTCCAAGTTAACTTGTCAATGGTAACATATCGACCTTATATGCATCGACAGCTGATGAATGGCAGCAGGATTTGGTGTAGCTTCGAGTGCTGCGCTCGGCGTAGTTTGCATCATATTCAGTAAAGTTCAGCCTCGGCCACTAgccgatgcatgcatacatgtgAAAATGGTCTAATTCTAGATGTGTAAATTGCGTAAATCCGTTGTTGTGACAAATCCTTAAGTCTTTTATCTGTcgagtcctacagcaccagggtttgtgatattgttcctggatataaaGCTTCAACGTTTGCTTGGAGTCGATATACGCTGCTTAAATATTTGAGTGTAGTAGCTGGATTTTCACTTCTGATAAGATGGGTATCGCTTAGCCCCACTTAATGTTCCTAGTAAAAAGAGCTAGTCCAGTCTTTTTAGCATTCACCCGGTAGATTTGGAGCGAAGAAGAATCTCTTGATCTTTAGGATAAAAATAACATAAATTTGCCGCATTGCGATTAAACATTGAATTAAAATTTCTGCTTGATTTTCTAGTGTTGAATATGAACATTTTAGATGCAATTTTTACCCTCTTTTCTTCTCCCCTTGTAGTTAGTTCCAATCTTATATTTCCTTAATTGTTAATTATGATTCGAATTACAGAGGAAAATTTATGCAAATGGGTGCagtgaattttaaaaaaaatcaaaatccccCACAATACTTGTGTAAGGCGAATACTAGCGCGTTATCATTTCCCACTTTCTGTATTAAGAAGCTTCTGAATAAAAGATAACGTCCAAGACCCTGGCCTTAAAAAAATCCACTGAATATTTGATTTTCTGCCTTTTGAGTAGTTTATGGTAAGCAGATATTATTCATAGATTTTTAAGTGTTTCATAATGTAATCTCCAGCAACCTTACTTAACTAGTGGTTAGGTGTAGGGCTAGTCTACTTAACAGGTAAATCTTGATCCAATTATTGCTATCGATGATTTCAACTGCTTTTCTTTGTTTCGATATTAGCAACTCCTACGATTTTTAAGCAATGGAAGCTGGTCCAAATAATATGGATTTATGGCACTGCAGACGTGACAGTAGAGAGGTAGCCTGCTGGCTTACATGAGTCATCGCAGTTGGGAAGCAAACAGCATACTGAATGCAATTAGAGCAAATGATGCGTGTCATCACATTTTGAACAGATCAATACTATATTCCCCTAAAGTCCAGATGTGTGAATATCGAATTACATCATCCTTTCTTACCGTAGaactttaaaaataatatcgaaaATAGGAACAATAAAAGATCTCTGCCTCCTCAGTTTCATGTCCAGAGATAAATAACTTAAAATTTCGATTCAAACTGAATAATTCATACGTTGATCTTCATAGTAACAAAAACTTACTTTGACGTAATGCCACTATGACCCATCGAACATCATCTTGATGCATGAATGTGAATGGTGACAATCCATTTACTTCGTCGGTCATGTAGCCAGCTACGAGTGAAATTCTTTGGTCACATTGAATTATTCGTCCGTCGATTAGGTGCCGTGTCTTATATTCATAGTGATTTGCTTCCAGCAATCTTTCGCATACTTTGGGAGGCTTGATGACGCGGGCCAATGCTATGAGGACCTGAAAATAAATATGTtaaaattacaaataaaattcCAAATGATCTATTTATTCTGTATTTACTATATCGTTTCCGCTGATAGTATGCAGAGGAATCGAATCGTCCCGACCGCGAGGTCTCCTGATGAGCTGAAGACCAGAAGGGTACGTGCTGGTTTTAACGCCCCGAGGCGCTGAGTCCGCACGTCGAAAGTATCCATCGATTTTCACTATTTCATATGTAGGTGGTTCAGACCGGGGCCCAGCGCGTGCAAGTCTGTAACGAAAAATGAATAACATATAAGGAAAATATTCTAGCAAATAATGAAAAGATCTTTCTCGAAGTAAAGAATATTTCAGTTAAAATTAGattatatattgtataatattaTTGGAAATATATATTCAATTAGAATTCCGCTCAAAATATCGATAAATAGATGATctagaaaatgaaaaagaacgAAGTAGGCGATACGATAATGTTCCACAGGTTTGGACGAAAAATACCATGAAAGATCGTAACCTCCTTTTGAATTTTGCCTTTATTGATCTTATCAAGAGCTTAGTTATTTAGAGAAAGTTTCCGGTGATCTAAAGTCCAACGCGAAAGGGGACCATAGAACGAGGAAGGGAAATATCGGGACTGATCCAATCAGATAGGCCAAAGCTGTTGTGAGGGTCGAAATCCTAAAGATCAGACCTAACGAATCAAAAGCACTAGCCGCTCTGGAGATCGTCGTTGTGCTTGAAAAGTACCCTAAAGTGAAAATTGACTAAGAGCAGAGCTAGACAATGCAAACACTTAATCTGTCTAAGGAATGCAAGTATCAACCCTCCACTGGATCTCAGTTCATAAATAGTTACTTAAACAGATGCGTCTTCATCTTGAAGCTAAAATCGACAGACTAAAGGTCGATAAAAGACGCTTTGGCGCTCATGGAATATTGCCACTCTATTGAGACCAGGTAGTTGGGAATCCAGAGAAGTTACTCCTCAGAACCCCAGGTCAAAAAGTGAATCATAATCGATTCTAAACCCGAATCAGTGGTATAAATCTTGTTCTAAGATTTGATAACGATAGCTTGAAGGTGCCTTAAGTCAAGGAATGGAA includes:
- the LOC119647813 gene encoding uncharacterized protein LOC119647813 isoform X2, with product MHNLSTSSYCHGLSNPTANPPSGHYASPSCSRNYCTDTSSDEGCGPSTGEFIRPHPFQQTNPYYYDATAMLPPPNSTYTHCYPPDIGPPPRNNTMYPGPMSNPGMNPWYPNHPMGAAQHEQMLNLHFSNSNGREARNRAEKNRRDKLNGSIQELSSMVPHVADSPRRVDKTAVLRFSAHGLRLLYVFGNAINGKQSVESFVPDSLMRLLDSFLLTLTCRGQIVLVSPSVEQHLGHCQTDLFGQNIAQITHPDDQAMLKKQLIPTGLENLFDVQPEDESGEPRPRTKEEEEEIDRKLSADKRVFTVRLARAGPRSEPPTYEIVKIDGYFRRADSAPRGVKTSTYPSGLQLIRRPRGRDDSIPLHTISGNDIVLIALARVIKPPKVCERLLEANHYEYKTRHLIDGRIIQCDQRISLVAGYMTDEVNGLSPFTFMHQDDVRWVIVALRQMYDCNSTYGESCYRLITRTGKFIYLKTRGYLEIDKEKNKVQSFICINTLVDEDEGKRRVREMKAKFSVFVKTKIPPSAIDAPAAENPQQLERAILCLIHNLDKSNESEDDSNGPEKSDGSQRHSKSPPLVLVPPKPCTIKSSITKSVNVVNITAKHFQNKSHLNNVKSPNPDEEGTANSPTNREVKTPDVERKDENDRVAGLEAIVVKEENDSDCEQRVPPLPTATGYFEMSTYTQSMSSSSSLDPNILSCADQPVRSRSVLKRMRSFDQFEDENESIAPKRNVSENHIFRTPSIQDLTNPSADLLQVLPNSFEALDRSLLHVESATTELKDQCNNFRIDASTQHQLDEIIEEHQEQREMLESMQSEFQAHLNNTGPIRPNLKDSNPAFSNKNELKPR